In the Populus trichocarpa isolate Nisqually-1 chromosome 1, P.trichocarpa_v4.1, whole genome shotgun sequence genome, one interval contains:
- the LOC127904533 gene encoding uncharacterized protein LOC127904533: MAKVLSSHLKAVMHDLISENQTAFLAGRQIIDEFLVANEAIHSLKRYSVPSLIFKVDFHKAFDSVQWDYLEQVMRHMGFGEKWINWINTCIFIAKLSVLINGSPSKKFLTGREIRQGDPLSPFLFLIAAEGLSVLFQKAASNDLFKGLHINFHKSSLIGINVGEDTCASMTYSVTTHFYSPTFENGIPKLHGHISPFWKDVLSILDPNSVIGLVLRENIKFMIRDGSSILFWSDVWIGSNALRSIFPRLYQNSTFRNGLVNEMGQWVNDQWRWNLVWLRNLLSYEVQQYHHLLSMLEPTIIRQGKDDKLIWPCNSDGSFSVKSCCTLIDNTSSANDRVFEANVWIKGPPPKVQVFLWLAIQDKVSTRAFLHQRTVLSATQASCVFCSSDLETSEHLFIHCRSV, translated from the exons ATGGCTAAGGTTCTTTCTAGCCATCTGAAAGCGGTTATGCATGACCTTATTAGTGAGAATCAAACAGCTTTCTTGGCAGGGAGGCAAATAATTGATGAGTTTTTGGTTGCCAATGAAGCAATTCATTCCTTGAAAAGATACAGCGTGCCGAGCCTTATCTTTAAGGTGGATTTTCACAAAGCTTTCGATAGTGTGCAGTGGGATTATTTAGAGCAAGTTATGAGGCATATGggttttggtgaaaaatggaTTAATTGGATCAACACTTGCATCTTCATTGCAAAATTATCAGTGTTGATTAATGGATCTCCTTCTAAGAAATTCTTGACGGGCCGTGAGATTCGTCAAGGTGACCCCctttctccatttctttttctaattgcaGCAGAGGGATTAtctgttttatttcaaaaagCAGCTTCAAATGATCTTTTCAAAG GTTTGCACATTAACTTCCATAAAAGCTCTTTAATTGGCATAAATGTTGGGGAAGATACTTGTGCTAGTATGACATATTCA GTAACAACCCATTTTTACTCCCCAACTTTCGAGAATGGAATCCCAAAATTGCATGGTCATATTTCCCCATTTTGGAAAGATGTTTTGTCAATCTTGGATCCAAACAGTGTTATCGGCTTAGTATTGcgtgaaaacattaaattcatgattAGAGATGGATCCTCCATTCTCTTTTGGTCTGACGTGTGGATAGGATCAAATGCTTTACGTAGCATTTTCCCTAGGCTTTACCAAAATTCTACTTTTCGGAATGGTTTGGTTAATGAGATGGGTCAATGGGTGAATGATCAATGGCGATGGAATTTGGTTTGGCTTAGGAACCTCTTATCTTATGAAGTGCAACAATATCATCATTTGCTCTCAATGCTGGAGCCAACGATAATTCGGCAAGGAAAAGATGACAAACTTATATGGCCATGTAATTCTGATGGAAGCTTCTCAGTTAAATCCTGTTGCACCCTAATTGATAATACCTCCTCTGCAAATGATAGAGTTTTCGAAGCCAATGTTTGGATTAAAGGGCCCCCTCCGAAAGTTCAGGTGTTTCTCTGGTTGGCAATACAGGACAAAGTTAGTACAAGAGCTTTTCTCCATCAACGGACTGTTTTGTCTGCCACACAAGCTTCATGTGTCTTTTGCAGCTCAGATTTGGAAACCTCAGAGCATCTTTTTATACATTGTAGGAGTGTTTGA